A single region of the Triticum dicoccoides isolate Atlit2015 ecotype Zavitan chromosome 2B, WEW_v2.0, whole genome shotgun sequence genome encodes:
- the LOC119367695 gene encoding uncharacterized protein LOC119367695 — MDQNSTYVLKISLLGNPKKARKYIKCFCFDKVIDSDLTNYKDLVESIVEQYSPRYLEVAHVQYYDDFLKIYPEVTSDQELMLMFEKHSKTKVVHMFVAYCDPSEPYEPITEWHSDAHSQPNNIEQDDDDYLRNPVPENEHVGVDEENIYLEDEPVPLIMVPCSNKEKDKDYVPDHESEAESEVESEDGSADGSMSEVEVEEDEEYHEADHAPHIEYNKLDPPMNEGRKYPNMAEFKLALSQHAIKHEFEFDTEKSAPHRFRAYCSRRDEDKGPWRIYASTMEDECTVMVRKNPCGHDCSSTKRKKKLKNANKRWICEHVKDWLIEDATLSVY, encoded by the exons ATGGATCAAAATTCAACTTATGTGCTGAAAATCAGTTTGCTTGGCAACCCAAAAAAGGCTAGAAAGTATATCAAATGCTTCTGTTTTGATAAGGTTATTGATTCCGACTTAACAAATTATAAGGACTTGGTTGAATCAATCGTAGAGCAGTACTCGCCTCGTTATTTGGAAGTTGCACATGTTCAGTACTATGATGATTTTCTTAAAATCTACCCTGAAGTAACATCTGACCAAGAATTGATGTTGATGTTTGAGAAACACTCTAAGACAAAGGTTGTGCACATGTTTGTTGCATATTGTGATCCATCGGAACCATATGAGCCTATAACGGAGTGGCATAGTGATGCGCATAGCCAACCTAACAAcatagaacaagatgatgatgattATCTTCGCAACCCAGTACCTGAGAATGAGCATGTTGGTGTTGATGAGGAAAATATTTATTTAGAGGATGAACCTGTACCTCTTATCATGGTTCCTTGTTCCAATAAAGAAAAGGACAAAGACTATGTGCCTGATCATGAGAGCGAGGCTGAGAGCGAGGTTGAGAGCGAGGATGGGAGTGCGGATGGGAGCATGTCAGAGGTTGAAGTAGAGGAAGATGAGGAATATCACGAGGCAGATCATGCACCACACATTGAATATAATAAATTAGATCCTCCAATGAACGAAGGAAGAAAATATCCCAATATGGCAGAGTTTAAATTGGCGCTTTCTCAACATGCAATCAAACATGAATTTGAGTTCGACACCGAAAAGAGTGCACCACATAGGTTTAGAGCTTATTGTTCAAGAAGGGATGAAGATAAGGGTCCATGGAGGATATATGCTTCTACAATGGAAGATGAGTGCACAGTAATG GTGAGAAAGAACCCTTGTGGTCATGATTGCTCTagtacaaaaagaaaaaagaagttgAAGAATGCAAACAAGCGGTGGATATGTGAGCACGTGAAGGACTGGCTAATTGAGGATGCaactctgtcggtgtactag